The Terriglobia bacterium genome has a window encoding:
- the pruA gene encoding L-glutamate gamma-semialdehyde dehydrogenase yields MATVEAPIATRVPNTPFTNEPLTDFTKEENARAMRAAIEKVRSELGREYDLVIGGKRVKTSAKLKSINPARPSELVGLFQKAGDSEVDPAMDAAQKAFQTWSRTPVEERAALVWRAGQIIRERKHEFSAWMVFEVGKNWAEADADTAETIDFCEFYPREMLRLAKAEPPVQLPGERDYLWYIPLGVGVVIPPWNFPGAIMAGMTLASIVAGNTVILKPSSDSPAICRFFFSILEEAGLPAGVVNFCPGAGATFGDKLVAHPKTRYIAFTGSREIGLRINQVAATHQPGQLWIKRTVLEMGGKDAIIVDADADIDSAVEGVAQAAFGFQGQKCSACSRLILDEKIYDKFLERLKVRVEKITVGDPTQNPGMGPVVNEGSMKSILDYIEHGKKDGRLITGGKRRPDLGDGFFIEPTVFADIPAKSKLEQEEIFGPVLAVTKSKNFEHALEIANDTEFGLTGAIYSTSREKLERGKREFHVGNLYINRKCTGAIVGAHPFGGFNMSGTDSKAGGPDYLYLFTQAKSIGEKIIPGI; encoded by the coding sequence ATGGCTACCGTGGAAGCGCCGATCGCCACCCGCGTGCCCAACACCCCGTTCACGAATGAACCCCTTACCGATTTCACCAAGGAAGAGAACGCCCGCGCCATGCGCGCGGCCATCGAGAAGGTCCGCTCCGAGCTGGGCCGCGAGTACGACCTGGTCATCGGCGGCAAGCGCGTCAAGACCAGCGCCAAGCTGAAGTCCATCAACCCGGCCAGGCCGAGCGAGCTGGTCGGACTTTTCCAGAAAGCCGGCGACAGCGAGGTCGATCCGGCGATGGACGCCGCGCAGAAAGCCTTCCAGACCTGGTCGCGCACGCCCGTCGAGGAGCGTGCCGCGCTGGTGTGGCGCGCCGGCCAGATCATCCGCGAGCGCAAGCACGAGTTCAGCGCCTGGATGGTCTTCGAAGTGGGCAAGAACTGGGCCGAAGCCGACGCCGACACCGCCGAGACCATCGACTTCTGCGAGTTTTATCCGCGCGAGATGCTGCGCCTGGCCAAGGCGGAGCCGCCGGTGCAGCTGCCTGGGGAGCGCGACTACCTTTGGTACATCCCGCTGGGCGTGGGCGTCGTGATCCCGCCGTGGAATTTTCCCGGCGCAATCATGGCGGGCATGACGCTGGCCTCGATCGTCGCCGGCAACACCGTGATCCTGAAGCCCTCGAGCGATTCGCCGGCCATCTGCCGCTTCTTCTTCTCCATCCTCGAGGAAGCCGGATTGCCCGCCGGAGTGGTGAACTTCTGTCCCGGCGCGGGCGCGACCTTCGGCGACAAGCTGGTGGCGCATCCCAAGACGCGCTACATCGCCTTCACCGGATCGCGCGAGATCGGCCTGCGCATCAACCAGGTGGCCGCGACGCACCAGCCCGGCCAGCTCTGGATCAAGCGCACCGTGCTGGAGATGGGCGGCAAGGACGCCATCATCGTGGACGCCGACGCCGACATCGACTCGGCGGTCGAAGGCGTCGCGCAAGCGGCCTTCGGCTTCCAGGGCCAAAAGTGCTCGGCCTGCTCACGGCTGATCCTCGACGAGAAGATCTACGACAAGTTCCTGGAAAGACTGAAAGTGCGGGTGGAGAAGATCACGGTCGGCGATCCCACGCAGAACCCAGGAATGGGGCCGGTGGTGAATGAAGGCTCGATGAAGTCGATCCTCGACTATATCGAGCACGGCAAGAAAGACGGGCGTCTGATCACCGGCGGCAAGCGCCGCCCTGACCTGGGCGACGGGTTTTTCATCGAGCCGACGGTCTTCGCGGACATCCCGGCGAAGTCGAAGCTGGAGCAGGAAGAGATCTTCGGCCCGGTGCTGGCGGTGACCAAGAGCAAGAACTTCGAGCACGCGCTGGAGATCGCCAACGACACCGAGTTCGGCCTGACCGGCGCCATCTACTCCACCAGCCGCGAGAAGCTGGAGCGCGGCAAACGCGAGTTCCACGTCGGCAACCTGTACATCAACCGCAAGTGCACGGGAGCCATCGTGGGCGCGCACCCCTTCGGCGGCTTCAACATGTCGGGTACCGACTCCAAGGCCGGCGGACCGGATTACCTCTACCTGTTTACCCAGGCCAAGTCGATCGGGGAGAAAATCATCCCTGGCATTTAG
- a CDS encoding PilZ domain-containing protein translates to MGNRRKLRLKMVVPVRIWGTDVDGKPFSQLAHTLDITSSGARVGGMRVLLNARDVVWLQCRHRKSQFRVVWTGRPGGSREHQVGIECIEAERNIWGLELEGEQAMDPYEAPEPAGENLGKEHRRHIRYSVSGRVEVRNPYASSGGFTAQLGDVSMGGCYIQTPSPWPIASPVRLAFRIGKFEVVMRGMVRTHHPDVGMGVEFTEPHSPEDAVLFQQLMDSLERSESEASTPSKVKPNAAALAGRLTQTTDELRKVEELLKCVDVDTIVLGDFREALGRVRNTAWAVQRWIELQSAEKDTFAVIQYLNSERIRLATQLCRNLAYVLRTTEIKLPEKECRDLLTSVEELFTLLAGFDFVLHDENSDKNSKASNGDEPPGKHSKARAGERRK, encoded by the coding sequence ATGGGCAACCGCAGAAAACTGCGATTAAAGATGGTGGTGCCGGTGCGCATCTGGGGCACCGACGTCGACGGCAAGCCGTTCAGCCAGCTCGCGCACACCCTCGACATCACCAGCTCGGGCGCGCGTGTCGGTGGCATGCGCGTTCTTCTGAACGCGCGCGACGTCGTCTGGCTCCAGTGCCGCCACCGCAAGTCGCAGTTCCGCGTCGTCTGGACGGGACGCCCGGGAGGCTCGCGCGAGCACCAGGTCGGCATCGAATGCATCGAGGCCGAACGCAACATCTGGGGCCTGGAACTCGAAGGCGAGCAGGCGATGGATCCCTACGAAGCTCCCGAGCCGGCCGGCGAGAACCTGGGCAAAGAGCATCGCCGCCACATCCGGTATTCGGTGAGCGGCCGGGTCGAGGTTCGCAACCCGTATGCCTCCTCCGGAGGATTCACGGCGCAGCTCGGCGACGTCAGCATGGGCGGCTGTTACATCCAGACCCCCTCGCCCTGGCCCATCGCCAGCCCGGTGCGCCTGGCCTTCCGCATCGGCAAGTTCGAGGTCGTCATGCGCGGCATGGTCCGCACCCACCACCCGGACGTGGGCATGGGTGTCGAGTTCACCGAGCCGCACAGCCCCGAGGATGCCGTCCTCTTCCAGCAACTCATGGACAGCCTGGAGAGGAGCGAGAGCGAAGCTTCGACGCCCTCCAAGGTGAAGCCCAACGCCGCCGCCCTGGCGGGCCGCCTCACCCAGACCACCGATGAGTTGCGCAAGGTCGAGGAGCTGCTCAAGTGCGTGGATGTCGATACCATCGTGCTGGGCGACTTCCGCGAAGCGCTGGGGCGCGTGCGCAATACGGCCTGGGCGGTGCAGCGCTGGATCGAGCTCCAGAGCGCCGAAAAGGACACCTTCGCCGTCATCCAGTACCTGAACAGCGAGCGAATTCGCCTGGCCACGCAGTTGTGCCGCAACCTGGCTTATGTACTGCGCACCACCGAGATCAAGCTGCCGGAGAAAGAGTGCCGCGACCTGCTGACCTCCGTGGAAGAGCTGTTCACCCTCCTTGCCGGCTTCGATTTCGTCCTGCACGACGAGAACTCTGACAAAAACTCCAAGGCCAGCAACGGCGACGAACCCCCGGGCAAGCATTCCAAGGCCCGTGCCGGCGAGCGTCGCAAGTAG
- a CDS encoding response regulator, whose product MAKILCVDDEPHVVKLKSAILEQAGHKVTPATSAHEAVEKLKQESFDAVVTDWRLGDADGRAVVQAAKAHSATLVVVVSGYVSEAFQAAEPLADLYLEKPVNPEELLAIVNELLKSGDKAPAR is encoded by the coding sequence ATGGCGAAGATCTTGTGCGTGGATGACGAGCCCCACGTTGTCAAGCTCAAGTCCGCGATCCTGGAACAGGCCGGACACAAAGTCACACCTGCGACCTCGGCCCACGAGGCGGTGGAGAAGCTCAAGCAGGAGTCGTTCGACGCGGTGGTGACCGACTGGCGCCTGGGTGACGCCGACGGACGCGCGGTGGTGCAGGCGGCCAAGGCGCACTCCGCGACGCTCGTGGTGGTCGTTTCCGGCTACGTTTCGGAGGCCTTCCAGGCGGCCGAGCCGCTGGCCGATCTCTACTTGGAGAAGCCGGTCAACCCCGAGGAACTGCTCGCCATCGTCAACGAGCTGCTAAAAAGCGGCGACAAGGCCCCGGCCCGCTAG
- a CDS encoding (4Fe-4S)-binding protein, whose translation MGQLFAVEIVYRGIFQKTLAKNISRAIVLAAHLDGKPGISFGRYSDSPERNGIPAKSFAIVGTDDLTLEEGMAKYEPKEVDITISVDDTLCKGVESWAWYGLQPINKLLKPNGTLIVTSVQSPETIISMAHRKATPYNLCIVKGTPSFSGLWVYKNDHTDVRILGTIARVLPGLFSLKAIQQAIRDEWHDEVKAASAAKAYERASTVTVKPNQGNPEVPYKFELPKWHEMREGITIPAIARGEKMEDPKTHVEGGYQPDRNPTFKKYATRSFRPVVDFDTCIKCTLCWLQCPDTCFDVTPEGLYDANLEACCGCGVCEAVCPVPNCVTMVNEVQFQDNASQWKAWRENKDGYKTWLKEKIASKPPERMHGFRYRGQYDKETPEMLAIAKE comes from the coding sequence ATGGGTCAGTTATTCGCGGTCGAGATCGTCTATCGCGGGATTTTCCAGAAGACCCTGGCCAAGAACATCAGCCGGGCCATCGTTCTGGCCGCGCACCTCGATGGGAAACCGGGTATTTCCTTCGGCCGTTACAGCGACAGCCCGGAACGCAACGGCATTCCCGCCAAGAGCTTCGCCATCGTCGGCACCGACGACCTCACCCTGGAAGAGGGAATGGCAAAGTATGAGCCCAAGGAAGTGGACATCACCATCTCGGTGGACGACACGCTCTGTAAGGGCGTGGAATCGTGGGCTTGGTACGGCCTGCAGCCCATCAATAAGCTGCTGAAGCCCAACGGCACCTTGATCGTGACCTCGGTCCAGTCGCCCGAGACCATCATCTCCATGGCCCACCGCAAGGCAACCCCCTACAACCTGTGCATCGTGAAAGGCACGCCGAGCTTCTCCGGGCTGTGGGTGTACAAGAACGACCACACCGACGTGCGCATCCTGGGCACTATCGCCCGCGTGTTGCCCGGTTTGTTCAGCCTGAAAGCCATACAACAGGCGATCCGCGACGAATGGCACGACGAGGTGAAGGCGGCGTCCGCGGCCAAGGCGTATGAGCGAGCCAGCACGGTCACAGTGAAGCCGAACCAGGGCAACCCCGAGGTACCGTACAAGTTCGAGCTGCCCAAGTGGCACGAGATGAGAGAAGGCATCACCATCCCGGCCATCGCGCGCGGCGAGAAGATGGAAGACCCCAAGACGCATGTAGAAGGCGGTTATCAGCCGGACCGCAATCCGACCTTCAAGAAGTACGCGACACGCAGTTTTCGCCCGGTGGTGGACTTCGATACCTGCATCAAATGCACGCTCTGCTGGCTGCAGTGTCCCGACACCTGCTTCGACGTCACGCCCGAAGGGCTCTACGACGCGAACCTGGAGGCCTGCTGTGGCTGCGGTGTGTGCGAAGCGGTTTGCCCCGTCCCCAACTGCGTGACCATGGTCAACGAGGTCCAATTCCAGGACAACGCCAGCCAGTGGAAAGCGTGGAGGGAGAACAAGGACGGGTACAAGACCTGGCTGAAAGAGAAGATCGCGTCCAAGCCCCCCGAACGGATGCACGGCTTCCGCTACCGCGGCCAGTACGACAAAGAAACCCCCGAAATGCTCGCCATCGCGAAGGAATAA
- a CDS encoding FadR family transcriptional regulator: MAEAAKPVFEAIRRNKVYEEVARQIESLILEKLKPGDKLPPERELAEMFSVSRSSIRDAIRSLELAGLLEPRQGVGTVVCELTAESLINPLVNALKHKRELVSELLEVRKMLEPPLAARAAKHASPDEIAEMEDILRRQAEKVSRGEMTIDEDSEFHYSIAMASGNSVVLKVLDLLMDLLRETRERSLQVAGRAQRSLAGHRQILAAIKRGDGAAADSAMRRHIEDVEQIVLNKF, from the coding sequence ATGGCGGAAGCGGCTAAGCCCGTGTTCGAAGCGATCCGCAGGAACAAGGTCTACGAGGAAGTCGCTCGCCAGATCGAGAGCCTGATCCTGGAAAAACTGAAGCCGGGCGACAAACTGCCCCCGGAGCGGGAGCTGGCGGAGATGTTCTCGGTCAGCCGCAGCTCCATCCGCGACGCCATCCGCAGCTTGGAGCTGGCGGGCCTGTTGGAGCCGCGGCAGGGCGTGGGCACGGTGGTTTGCGAGCTCACGGCCGAATCTCTGATCAATCCCTTGGTCAACGCGCTGAAGCACAAGCGTGAGCTGGTGAGCGAGCTGCTGGAGGTGCGCAAGATGCTCGAGCCGCCGCTGGCCGCGCGCGCCGCCAAGCACGCCTCTCCCGACGAGATCGCCGAGATGGAGGACATCCTGCGGCGGCAGGCGGAGAAGGTGAGCCGCGGCGAAATGACCATCGACGAAGATTCGGAGTTCCACTACAGCATCGCGATGGCCTCCGGCAACAGCGTGGTGTTGAAGGTACTGGACCTCCTGATGGACCTGCTGCGCGAGACGCGCGAGCGCTCGCTGCAGGTCGCGGGACGCGCGCAGAGGTCCCTGGCCGGGCACCGGCAGATCCTCGCCGCTATCAAGCGAGGCGACGGGGCGGCGGCGGATTCGGCCATGCGGCGGCATATCGAGGATGTCGAGCAGATCGTCCTGAACAAGTTCTAG
- a CDS encoding 2-dehydropantoate 2-reductase — protein MKFLIAGAGAIGAYFGARMARAGQDVTLFARGPHLHAMQQHGVRVKSSEGDFEARPRVVGTLEEAGPADVVFLGVKAHSLPHLAPQLKAVLGPDTTVVSTQNGVPWWFFQGWEGPMKDLRLERVDPGGVVAAAIDARRVLGSIVYFSTEVVEPGVILHVAGNRITLGAPDGTRSERIRAIADALVASGLRAPITTHIRQEIWVKILGNVAFNPISALTGATLAQIVHAPEACDVVRHIMREAEAVATRLGLEMPITIDKRIAGAEKVGEHKTSMLQDLEAGRPLELEAVVGAVVELGERLGLPMPYTRTVYACTKLLAQGRASTETR, from the coding sequence ATGAAGTTCCTGATCGCCGGCGCCGGCGCCATCGGGGCCTATTTCGGGGCGCGCATGGCGCGCGCTGGGCAGGACGTCACATTGTTCGCGCGCGGCCCCCATCTTCATGCCATGCAGCAGCACGGCGTCCGGGTGAAGTCGTCGGAGGGCGATTTCGAGGCACGTCCCAGGGTGGTGGGAACGCTGGAGGAGGCCGGGCCCGCCGATGTTGTCTTCCTCGGGGTCAAGGCCCACAGCCTGCCGCATCTGGCGCCGCAGCTCAAGGCGGTGCTCGGACCTGACACCACTGTCGTCAGCACCCAGAACGGAGTGCCGTGGTGGTTCTTCCAGGGATGGGAAGGGCCGATGAAAGACCTTCGCCTGGAACGCGTCGATCCCGGTGGGGTGGTCGCAGCGGCCATCGACGCCAGACGCGTGTTGGGCTCCATCGTCTATTTCTCCACGGAGGTCGTCGAGCCGGGTGTCATCTTGCACGTGGCAGGCAATCGCATCACTCTGGGCGCGCCCGACGGCACCCGCTCCGAACGGATCCGCGCCATCGCTGACGCGCTCGTCGCTTCCGGGCTGCGCGCCCCTATCACCACCCACATCCGGCAGGAGATCTGGGTCAAGATCCTGGGTAACGTCGCATTCAATCCGATCAGCGCATTGACCGGTGCGACTCTGGCCCAGATCGTGCACGCTCCGGAGGCCTGCGACGTCGTGCGCCACATCATGCGCGAAGCGGAGGCGGTCGCGACCCGGCTTGGGTTGGAGATGCCGATTACCATCGACAAGCGGATCGCGGGAGCGGAAAAAGTCGGAGAGCACAAAACTTCGATGCTGCAGGACCTCGAAGCCGGGCGGCCGCTGGAACTGGAAGCGGTGGTAGGCGCTGTTGTAGAGTTGGGGGAACGATTGGGTCTCCCGATGCCCTACACGCGCACCGTGTATGCCTGCACGAAATTGCTGGCGCAGGGCCGGGCTTCGACGGAGACTCGGTGA
- a CDS encoding RHS repeat-associated core domain-containing protein, giving the protein MPIGEISVCPGQVVVTERCRWTTKAGLYYYRARYYDPAVGRFASEDPARFSGRQPNFYAYVWNNPTRNTDPSGKYLQVVGDSASYVQALLYLSQVPAAAQLIQYLAKSPYTYTINASTSVPCDTGGAAFSKITGTIDWNPRCALRCDKGQLQSPAIGLLHEMVHALYFQQGSDFGQYEDQLIINGFETPIAQALGEGTRLKYGTAQPVLVASPTSH; this is encoded by the coding sequence TTGCCTATTGGCGAGATCTCTGTTTGCCCTGGTCAGGTCGTGGTGACAGAGCGGTGCCGTTGGACTACGAAAGCCGGTCTCTATTACTACCGCGCTAGATACTACGACCCGGCGGTGGGGCGATTTGCAAGTGAGGACCCGGCGAGGTTCTCTGGACGACAGCCGAATTTCTACGCGTATGTATGGAACAACCCGACTAGAAATACAGATCCATCGGGAAAGTATCTTCAGGTAGTCGGAGACAGCGCGTCTTATGTCCAAGCATTACTCTACCTTTCGCAAGTGCCCGCCGCAGCTCAGCTGATCCAATATCTCGCCAAGTCGCCATACACATACACGATCAATGCTTCAACTTCAGTCCCGTGTGATACCGGCGGAGCAGCTTTCAGCAAGATCACCGGGACTATTGATTGGAACCCTCGATGTGCACTTCGCTGCGACAAAGGCCAGCTACAAAGTCCTGCGATCGGGCTACTTCACGAAATGGTCCATGCGCTTTATTTCCAGCAAGGTTCCGACTTCGGCCAATACGAAGATCAGTTAATCATCAACGGCTTTGAAACGCCCATCGCGCAGGCGTTAGGCGAAGGAACAAGACTCAAGTACGGGACTGCACAACCTGTGCTTGTAGCTTCACCTACGAGTCATTGA
- a CDS encoding acyl--CoA ligase translates to MKPTGALVDLLGSPGNDRTAIIVPEVGLRVSYDSLRQQVLAMADALAAAGVRRGDRVAIALPNGLPAIVCFLASAIAGTAAPMNPAYPYEEFLFFLEDTFAHHLICPPTGAEVARSAAADRGIRVLTAEMNAQGVVHLLDVAAGPAAASPSPEDVALVLHTSGSTGRPKRVPLRHANLMASARNIVDTYGLSPQDVSLCIMPLFHIHGLVASTLATLLSEGTVVVPTKFNPLAFWRIVRHYRVSWYSAVPTMHQLLLTRARKGHHHPEDHGSLRFIRSASAPLAPEVIHKMEEVFGIPFVEAYGMTEASHQMSSNPLPPRHRKPGSVGAPTGIRISVVDEEGNHLGTDQRGEVVIQGPSVFRGYENDPQANRSSFVNGWFRTGDQGFLDADGYLHLTGRIKDLIIRGGENVSPREVDEVLQKHPAVADAVTFGVPHPTLGEEVAAAVVLHEPGHKMEPVLLKHCRERLAEFKCPKKIYIVKSIPLTATGKIRRKAVAAALLGEPA, encoded by the coding sequence ATGAAGCCCACTGGCGCGCTCGTTGATCTGCTCGGCTCTCCTGGGAACGACCGCACGGCGATCATCGTTCCCGAGGTCGGGCTCCGGGTCAGTTACGATTCGCTGCGGCAACAGGTGCTGGCGATGGCCGATGCTCTGGCGGCGGCCGGCGTCCGCCGGGGCGACCGCGTGGCCATCGCCCTGCCCAACGGCCTGCCCGCCATCGTCTGCTTCCTCGCGTCTGCCATCGCAGGCACGGCCGCGCCGATGAACCCGGCCTACCCCTACGAGGAGTTCCTGTTCTTCCTGGAAGACACATTCGCTCACCATCTGATCTGTCCCCCGACCGGGGCCGAAGTCGCACGGAGCGCCGCGGCCGACCGTGGGATCCGTGTCCTCACTGCGGAAATGAATGCCCAGGGAGTGGTTCACCTGCTTGATGTGGCGGCGGGGCCGGCGGCGGCATCGCCATCGCCGGAGGACGTAGCGCTGGTCCTGCACACCAGCGGAAGCACGGGGCGGCCCAAGCGTGTCCCGCTCCGCCATGCCAACCTGATGGCATCCGCCCGCAACATCGTGGATACTTACGGACTCTCTCCACAAGACGTATCGCTGTGCATCATGCCGCTGTTCCACATCCATGGACTGGTGGCCTCGACGCTGGCCACACTGCTCTCGGAAGGGACGGTGGTTGTCCCAACGAAATTCAATCCGCTCGCTTTCTGGCGCATCGTGCGGCACTACCGCGTGAGCTGGTACTCGGCGGTGCCGACCATGCATCAGCTTCTCCTGACACGGGCTCGCAAGGGGCACCATCATCCCGAGGACCACGGATCGTTGCGGTTCATCCGCTCCGCCAGCGCGCCCCTGGCGCCCGAGGTCATTCACAAGATGGAGGAGGTCTTCGGCATTCCCTTCGTCGAAGCCTATGGGATGACGGAAGCTTCGCACCAGATGTCCTCGAATCCGCTGCCTCCGCGCCACCGCAAGCCGGGGTCCGTGGGCGCGCCGACGGGCATCCGCATCAGCGTCGTGGATGAGGAAGGGAATCACCTGGGAACGGACCAGCGCGGCGAGGTCGTGATCCAGGGCCCCAGCGTCTTCCGCGGCTACGAGAACGACCCGCAAGCCAATCGCAGCTCCTTTGTGAACGGCTGGTTTCGCACCGGCGACCAGGGGTTCCTGGATGCGGACGGTTATCTGCATCTGACCGGCCGGATCAAGGACTTGATCATCCGCGGCGGCGAAAACGTCTCGCCGCGCGAGGTGGACGAGGTGCTGCAGAAACATCCGGCGGTCGCCGATGCGGTCACCTTCGGCGTGCCCCACCCGACATTGGGCGAGGAGGTGGCCGCAGCGGTGGTCCTGCATGAACCAGGGCACAAGATGGAGCCGGTCCTGCTGAAACACTGCCGGGAGCGACTGGCAGAGTTCAAGTGCCCGAAGAAGATCTATATCGTGAAGAGCATCCCCCTGACGGCGACCGGGAAGATCCGGCGCAAGGCGGTCGCGGCTGCGCTGCTGGGTGAACCGGCATGA
- a CDS encoding PilZ domain-containing protein: MSDSRTGRRFPLELPISIRDKKTKKLKGTTSNVSAAGVYMQARADLELGSKVKFEIMLPGSMIGAKKDVAIECSGRVVRCSDKTARKSRSKGPGLACVIDSYKFVRK, from the coding sequence GTGTCGGACAGCCGAACCGGACGGCGGTTCCCTTTGGAACTGCCGATCAGTATCCGGGACAAGAAGACGAAGAAGCTGAAAGGCACGACCTCCAACGTGAGCGCAGCCGGGGTTTACATGCAGGCCAGGGCAGACCTGGAACTCGGCTCCAAGGTCAAGTTTGAGATCATGCTTCCGGGCAGCATGATCGGGGCCAAGAAAGACGTGGCCATCGAGTGCAGCGGGCGCGTCGTGCGTTGCAGCGACAAGACGGCCCGGAAGTCCAGGTCGAAGGGGCCCGGGCTGGCGTGCGTGATCGATTCGTACAAGTTCGTCCGGAAATAG
- a CDS encoding response regulator transcription factor: MLKLILADNQAIFRAGAAKVLAVEDDIRIIAQAQSGEQMMMALEKFRANALLFSAALHPDLRAIVQVGQRSKTRLVVVAESGDDVAAYLNAGVHGVVYRNVTGAALVECIRKVAKGETWIQDMQVAHQMAEADFVGARVRDRLTPKELRIVALIVQGYKNKEIAKQLGTTEQVIKNYLRNVYDKIGVSDRLELALFTIHHRILAEAAAATAAAAGGSSGPQPQSQQRPM, translated from the coding sequence ATGCTGAAACTGATTCTGGCGGACAATCAGGCGATCTTCCGGGCCGGCGCGGCGAAGGTGCTGGCCGTCGAGGATGACATCCGCATCATCGCGCAGGCACAGAGCGGCGAGCAGATGATGATGGCGCTGGAGAAGTTCCGCGCCAATGCGCTGTTATTCTCCGCCGCCTTGCATCCCGACCTGCGCGCCATCGTCCAGGTCGGCCAACGCAGCAAGACCCGTCTGGTGGTGGTGGCCGAAAGCGGCGATGACGTCGCGGCTTATCTGAACGCCGGGGTCCACGGCGTGGTCTACCGGAACGTCACTGGCGCTGCGCTGGTGGAGTGCATCCGCAAGGTGGCCAAGGGCGAGACCTGGATCCAGGACATGCAGGTTGCGCACCAGATGGCCGAGGCCGATTTCGTCGGCGCCCGCGTCCGCGACCGCCTCACCCCCAAGGAGTTGCGCATCGTCGCCCTCATCGTGCAGGGCTATAAGAACAAGGAGATCGCCAAGCAGCTCGGCACCACCGAGCAGGTCATCAAGAATTACCTGCGCAACGTGTACGACAAGATCGGCGTCTCCGACCGGCTGGAGCTGGCGCTGTTCACCATCCACCACCGCATCCTGGCGGAAGCGGCCGCCGCTACCGCAGCCGCCGCCGGCGGAAGTTCCGGACCGCAGCCACAGTCTCAGCAGCGGCCCATGTAG